A region of the Vidua chalybeata isolate OUT-0048 chromosome 31, bVidCha1 merged haplotype, whole genome shotgun sequence genome:
cccccatGGGAATGGAAACCCCAAAACCGCCCGGAATTGCCCCAAATCCGGccccaatcccccccaaaatccccctgagacccccaaattttccccgaattttccccaaatttcccccaaagctTTCggagcaccccaaaatctcgGAGACCCCCCAAAATGGGTCACAGCCCCTCCCAACATTCCctcaaatttccccaaattccccaaaatcccccctttaaccccccaaaatcccccaaatccccccaaaattcccccaaaatatccccaagatccccccaaaacctctcaaaatacccccaaaactccccaaaatccccccaaaattccccaaaatcccccatttAAACTCCCCataatccccccaaaatcccccaaatccccccaaattcccccaaaatatccccaagatccccccaaaacctctcaaaattcccccaaatatccccaagatcccccccaaaatctccccaaacccccccaccccccccgtggcccctccccccacctgggcccggggctgggggcggggTCGCGGtgcggggtgggggaggggcggccccgCAGCAGCTCGGGGGGCAGTGGGGGAGGGGCGCGGCTGTGCAGCCCGAAGAGCCCCTTGCGCTTCTTCATCTCCCGGCCCGACACGAACCTGCGGAATTGGGGGGACAGCGGgattctggggggaaaaaccgggattttggggggtcccgagggggttttggggggggaaatccggattttggggggtcccgagggggttttggggggggaaatccGGATTTTGAGGGGTCTcgagggggttttggggggatttggggctggttttgaggGGGTTTCAGGGGATTTAGGGGAACTTTGGGACGGTTTCGGGCAgtttttggggggcttttggggcggttttggggggtcctggggggatttggggagattttgaGGAGGATTTGCCGGGGTTctctggggatttggggggatttggggggatttggggattttggggggcccGGGGGAGATTCTGggggagatttttggggggggttgtggCTCTTGCGCTTCTTCATCTCCCGGCCCGGGACGGACCTGGACTGGGGGGAAAATCCGGGATTTGGGGAAAACCCGAGATTTGGGGAAATAACGGGattttggagggttttggggattttggggggggggaggttggAGCCCCGTGCACTTCTTCATCTCCCGGCCCGACACGAacctggggattttgggggaaaaaccaggatttggggaaagaccaggatttttgggggtcctgagggAGATCTGAGGGGTCCcgagggggttttggggggggaaatccggattttgggggttcctgaGGGAGAttaggggggatttgggggtcctttggggctgttttgggggagGGATTGGGgcgattttggggggtttgggggggttccagtgagattttggggggtttgagggggatttaggggggatttggggattttggggggatttttggggattttgaggaggatttgggggtgttcTAGGCGGGTTCTGGGGGGGTCCtgcggggattttgggggaatttggggcgGTTTGGGGGAAaccccgggattttgggggttcctgagggagatttggggggtcctgagggggtttTAGGGGACTTGGggggagatttttggggggtttggagCCCCTTGCGCTTCTTCATCTCCCAGCCCGAGATGAacctgggggggatttgggagggaaaagcgggatttggggaaaaactgATATTTTGGGGGGTcaagggggttttgggggttcctcagggagattttgggggaaaaatacGGATTCTGGGGGGTCCcgtgggattttggggatttgggggggttggaGGGGGATTTAGGGGcggatttggggatttttagggggaatttggggggtccggggggatttgaggggttTGGTGGATTTTGAggtggtttggggggtttggaaGGGGATttcggggggatttgggggattttgggggtcctggggaaatttggggggcGTTGAGGGGGCTTTAGGGgcagatttggggattttgggggatttggggggatttggggagtcCGGGTAGGGGTTGAGGGGACTtcgggggattttggggggttttggggaggtttgggcGGTTTTGGGTGGTCccagaggggttttggggggacttagaggggtttgggggttttggggtggttttagTGTTTTGGAGgtgggttttgtggttttggggagatttttggtgttttctgtggtttggaggtggttttggggttttcttgtggctttcttgtggttttggagctttttggggaggtttttcGTTGTTTTTTGAGGGTGTTTTTTGGGCTGGTTCGGGTTTTTGGGTAATTGTGaatttggagggtttttttggggaggttttggtggtttgggtgagttttttgggattttggggcgatttctgcattttggggagttttttggggtgcttttggggttttcctgtggcttttttgtggttttgggggtgttttttgggatttttttttttttgtggcgttttctgtggttttgaggagttttttgggggggttgggatgtttttggtggttttggagtttttgggggagttttttgTGGTTTCGGGCTGGTTCAGGTTTTTGGGTGATTGTGAATTTGgagaggatttttggggaggttttggtggtttgggggagttttttgtgattttggaGTGGTTTTTTGGgagaggtttttggggttttggggtgatttctgtgttttggatgttttttgtggtttcgggctggtttggatttttttggggggttttttgggtttcaggctggtttgggatttctggtgatttctgtgttttgaggaggttttttgtgtgtgttttttgggtgttttctgtggttttggggagttttttgggggttcgggctggtttgggttttttggggcgttttctgtgattttggaGGTTTTTCGGGGTTTCGGgctgttttttggtggtttttgggtgatttctgtgttttgtggagttttttggggtttcaggctgttttttttgggtttggggagttttcagtggttttggtggtgttttggggagtttttgggtttcaggctgggtttttttgtgtttttggggtgatttctgtgttttggggaggtttttggggtttcgGGGTGCCCTGACCTGTCCTTGTGGGTGCTCAGCGCCCCCAGGAGCCGCCCGTAGCGCTCGGAGCGCGGCGTGGCCGCGAGCTGCGGGCGGGAATGGGAGAGAAACTGAGTCAGGGACACAAATCCGGGGAAAAAccaaaactggggaaaaaccaaaactggggaaaaaaaaatccagagaaaaaacaaatccagggaaaaaccaaaactggggaaaaacacAAATCCAGGGAGAAACAAATCCAGGGAAacaccacccaaaaaaaaaaaaaatctccaattttttccccacagtaattttttccccaaaatcaggtttttttccccacaaaatccattttctttttccccaaaatcagatttttcccccaaaacaatTTTCCCAcacaaaaatctgattttttttcccaaaatcagggttttttttcccaaaatcaaTTTCCCCCCCCTTCAAAActcagtgtttttttctccacaaaatcaaattttcccccaaaaatgtgattttcccccctaaatctgatttttccccaaaaaatctggttattttcccccagaattAGTTGTTTTCCCAAAAATCAGATGTTTTCCCCCACAATCaggtgctttttttccccaaataaattttcccccaaaaaatctgatttttttccccaaaatcaggttttttcccccaaaataattttttcccaaaaaccatttttttccccaaaatcaatttttccccctcaaaaatctgattttttccccccaaaatcagggggcttttttccaaaaaatcagattttttccccaaaatcaaatttcccccccaaaaaaatctatttttttctccagaaatctgatttttttcccccaaaaatctgtttgttccccaaaaatcaggtttttcccccaaaaccatTTTTCCCCATACCACGGGTttctttcccccaaaaatctgattttttttccccaaaatctgattttttcccctcaaaatgtggattttttccccccacaaaaccctattttctcctccaaaaaatctgattttttcccccaaaaatcaggGATTTCCTCCGCCAAacccattttccccaaaattcgtgttttttccccccaaaccctgtGTTTTTCCCCACCTGGCCGAGCAGCAGCGCGTCCCAGTTGGCGTTGGCGAAGGGCAGAATTTCCCGCTCCAGGTCGAAATATTTGCGGCGGCAGCGGACGCTGAGGTGGTAGAGCAGCAGGTGAGCCACGTCCACCCTGCGGCGCAGGAACAACGGGAAACgggaaatgaacaaaaatgtacgggaaaatggggaaatccCGGGAGATTAACAAAAATGTacgggaaaatggggaaatcctgggaaatgaacaaaaatgtacgggaaaatggggaaatcctgggaaatgaacaaaaatgtacgggaaaatggggaaatccCGGGAGATTAACAAAAATGTacgggaaaatggggaaatcctagaaaattaacaaaaatgtacgggaaaatggggaaatcctagaaaattaacaaaaatgtacgggaaaatggggaaatcccgggaaatgaacaaaaatgtacaagaaaatgaggaaatcCCCgggaaatgaacaaaaatgtacgggaaaatggggaaatccCTGGgaaattaacaaaaatgtacaggaaaatggggaaatcccgggaaattaacaaaaatgtacaggaaaaatggggaaatcctagaaaattaacaaaaatgtacaggaaaatggggaaatcccaggaaattaacaaaaatgtacaggaaaatggggaaatccCGGGAAATTGACAGAAATGtacaggaaaatggggaaatcccgggaaatgaacaaaaatgtacgggaaaatggggaaatccccgggaaatgaacaaaaatgtatgggaaaatggggaaatccccgggaaatgaacaaaaatgtacaggaaaaatggggaaatccCTGGgaaattaacaaaaatgtatgggaaaatgaggaaatcctgggaaattaacaaaaatgtacaggaaaatggggaaatccCCGGgaaattaacaaaaatgtacaggaaaagtggggaaatcctagaaaattaacaaaaatgtacgggaaaatggggaaatcctgggaaatgaacaaaaatgtacaggaaaatggggaaatcctgggaaattaataaaaatgtacgggaaaatggggaaatcctgggaaatgaacaaaaatgtacaggaaaaatgagggaagTCCCGGCAAACgggaaaattaataaaaatagacacaaaaaaaaaattggcggagaatccatggaaaatgggaaattaattaaaaatatgcagaaaaaatgggggaaatcctggaaaattaataaaaatatacagagaaATGGGGGGAAtcccagggaaatgggaaaattaataaaaatgtacacAACAAAAATGGGAGaagtggggggaaaatgggggaaagtCCCGGGGAAACgggaaaaagggagggaaatgcaaaaaaaatgggggaaaatggaaaaaaatgggggaaaatacaaaaaaggggggaaatacCGGGGAAacgggaaaaaatgggggaaagtgaaaaaaaaaagggaaaatgcaaaaaaaaaaaaaaaaagggagaaaatcccaagaaaacaggaaaatcctgggaaaaaactgaagaaaaggggggaaacggggggaaatcctgggaaaacaggaaaattaattgaagaTATACAACAGAAATGGGAGAAATCCTGGGGAAGcaggaaagtttaaaaaaatatacaacaaatatgggggaaaatcccagagaaaggggaaaatttattaaaaatgtacaaCAAAAATtggagaaatgggggaaaattaaaaaaaatgggaaaaaatgagggaaaatgggggaaaaccccgggaaaacaggaaaaatggcagaaaaaaaggggggggaaatgcaaaaaaatgggggaaaatcccaggaaaaggggaaaattcattaaaaatacaaagaaatgggggaaaatgggaaaatcacccccaaaaatacaacaaaaatgggagaaatggggggaaaatgggggaagatcccaggaaaacaggaaaaataaaaaaaataccgagaaatgggggaaatggggggaaatcccgggaaaacgggaaaattttaaaaaatacaaagggAGAAATTAGGGGAACTGCCAGGAAAACGGGAAACTCCCCCCCAAAATAAGGGGAgaagtgaggggaaaatgggggggaaaatggaggaaaatccTCCACAATTTTGGGGTGTTCTTGGCGCCCCCCTCACCAGCGCAGGGGCAGCCTCCGCACGCtctcggccccgccccggcaCACGCTGCACTCGAAGATGTAAAACCTgcaaaagaaccccaaaaaacaccccaaatcaccccaaaatccatcccaaaatccatccccaaaCCACCCTAAAatacccccaaaaccaccccaaaatccatcctgaaatccatcccaaatccagccccaaattACCCCAAACTCCTCTCAAAATCCATATCCacatccccccaaaatcacccaaaaacattcccaaatcaccccaaaatcaccagaaatccatcccaaaagcaccctgaaatcccaaatccaagcCCAAATTTacccaaattcacccaaaatctATTCCAAAATCACctgaaattcacccaaaatccacccccaaaatccatccccaaatcaccccaaaatccattctgaaattcaccccaaaatccatccccaaaGCACCCCAAAATACCTGCAAATTcaaccccaaattcacccaaaatcaccccaaaatccatcccaaaatccaacgccaaattcacccaaaatcaccccaaatccatcccaaaatccaaccacaaattcacccaaaatccaACCCCAGTAATGggaaaaatcctccaaaataccccaaaatacCGGGAAAATTGTCCAAAATTCCCGAAAATccctcaaaattcccaaaacctcaaaaccccaaaatcccccaaaacccctgaaaatatctggaaaagtcccccaaaatcccccaaaaaaccctcaaaccacaaaatcccaaaactcccaaatcccccaaaaccccaaatctaccccaaaatcccccaaaacccctgaaaATATCGGggaaaatccccccaaattctgaaaaatatcaggaaaaatgcCCTAGAATTCttgaaaatcccccaaacccccaaaatcccccacaGTTCCTGAAAATACCGgggaaaatcccccaaaatcccctcaaaaaaccccaaaacccccaaaatacccaaaaccccaaaacacccaaaaatccccaaaacggctgaaaatattaggaaaaatccccacaaattcccaaaaatattgggaaaaatcccccaaacccccccaaaaaaaccccaaaacccccccaaacccctgaaaATATCGggaaaaatccccccaaattcctgaaaatcccccaaaatcccaaaaaccccaaaaacccccaaaaaccccaaaacacccaaaatcccaaataccCAAAAACCCATGAAAATTTCGGGGGAAATCctccaaaattccaaaaaatattgggaaaattcccccaaaatccccaaaaataccgggaaaaattcccaaaaatcccccaaatgcCCCAAATGCCCCAAAGCCGCGCCCCCGCGCTGACCGGTCTCCGTAGAGCAGCGGGCGCCTCAGGCACTGCGTGCAGGCCTCGTGGAACCACTGCCGGCAGCGGCGGCACTGCAGCATCTTCAGGTTCCAGCTGGGAGCGagggaattcccgggattttgggaatttttggggggaattttgggaattttgggaattatcAGGGGGATTCTGGAAATTTTAGgaggtttgggggatttttgggggatttttgggggggttttggggattttgggaggtttgggggagcactgggagaactgggagcactgcagCATCTTCAGGTTCCAGCTGGGAGCGagggaattcccgggattttgggaattttcagggggattttgggaatttagagaatttttgggggatttttggggggctttggggggttttgggggagccctggcagtgctgcagcatctccagggTCCAGCTGGGATTaagggaattctgggaattttgggaatttcaggaattttggggggtttgggaggAATTTGAGGGGATTTCAGGAGGATTTCGGGGcatttggggggattttttttggatttttggagggattttgggggcagCACTGGGAGTATCTCCGGGTTCCAGCTGGGAGTGagggaattccgggaattccaggatttttcaggaattccgggattttttggggggaattctgggattttttggggggaattctgggattttcttgggggaattctgggattttttggagggaattccaggatttttcaggaattcagatgttttcttgggggaattccaggattttttgggaattcagggattttttttgggaattccaggatttttttgggaattccaagattttctgggattttcgGGGGCGTGACTCAGTGCCCGCTGTCCCggcagttttggggtggtgCTGGAGGTTGTGCAGGTGGAAtctggggcagattttgggggcagatttgggggttttggggcccTTTATGAGTGGATTTTGATGGGGATTTTTTCGGGAATTCCggaatttttttgggaattctggggctGTGACTCACTGGCCGGGCCCAAAGCAGTTTTGGGGCAGCGCTGGAGGTTTTGTAGGTGGAATTCGGGGCAGATTTGGGAGTTTCGGGGCTGTTCCGGGGCCAGGTTTGGGTGATTTTGGCTGGGATTTTTTCCGgaattgtgggattttttcGGGAATTGCGGGATTTTTTCGGGAATCGCGGGGCTGTGACTCACTGGCCGGGCCCGCCGCAGTAGCAGTAGCAGTGCTGGAGGTTGTGCAGGTGCGGCGGGTCCCAGTCCAGCGCCCCGAGCGCGTACGGCAGCACCGACTTCATCCGCAGCATCGCCCGCGCCTGCGGGCCCCGGCGCAGCGCCCCGCCCCGCTGGGATGGGAATAAACACCGGGAATTACATCAGGAACTGCCCCGGCGCAGCGCCCCGCCCCACTGGGATGGGAAAAATCGGGAATAAACACTGGGAATTAATGGGAATAAACACCGGGAATTACACCAGGAATTAACGGGAATAAATACTGTGAATAACCAGGAATTCCACCAGGAATGGATGgagaaaacaccaggaaaaaactGGGAATTAACGGGAATTCACACCGGGAAAACACCGCGGATAAACACCTGGAATTACACCGGTTATTAACGGGAATTCACAGAGGGAATGGTCCCGCTGGAGAGCTCCACCCCGCTgggaaaacactgggaaaaactgggaattacactgggaaaaactgggaattcACACCGGGAATTACACTGGGGAAAACCGGGAATTACACTGGGAATTAATGGCAAAAACTGGGAATTACACCGGGGAAAACACCAGGAATTACACTAGGAAAAACCGGGAATTCACACTGGGAATGGCCCCACTGGAGCCATTCCCACCCCACTGGGATGGGAAAAACACCAGGAATTACCccgggaaaaaatgggatttacaCTGGGAATGTATgaggaaaacaccaggaaaaaccTGGGAATTCCAGCGGGAATTACACCAGGAAACTACTGGGAATTCACACcgggaaaaaacaggaattcCAGTGGGAATTAACGGGGAAACACCTAGGGAAGCACCGGGAATGACAGTGGGGATTAACGGGAATTAACACTGGGAATGAATGGGAATTGCAGCAGGGATTGATGGGGGTTGACAGGATGAATGGGGAAACCCAGGAATTCCAATCGGAATTCCAGCAGGGATCACCAGGAATGACACCCAGAATGAACAGGAAATCGGTGGGAATTACACTGGGAATTACAATGGGAATGAATGGGAAAAACCCAGCGGGAATTCCAGTGGGAATTAATGGGAAAGACACCGGGAATGAACAGGAAAAccctggaattccagcaggaattccagtgGGAATCACTGGGAATGACACCAGGAATGAACAGGAAAACAGTGGGAATTACAGCAGGAATTCCAATGGGAATTACAATAGGAATTGCAGCAGGAATTACCAGGAAAAACCCGGGAATTCCAGCACGAATTACCAGGAATGACACCAGGAATGAACAGGAAACCAGTGGGAATTCCAGTGGGAATTGCTGGGAATGATACTCAGAATGAATGTGAAACCAGTGGGAATTCCAACAGGAATTCCAATGGGAATGAACTGGAAAAACCCAGGCATTCCaacaggaattccagcaggaattaaTGGGAATGACACTGGGAATGAATGAGAAAACAGCGGGAATTACACTGGGAATTCCAGTGGGAATTCCAGcgggaattccagcaggaatcaCTGGGAATGACACAAGGAATGAACAAATCAGGattgggaccccaaaattcgGGAGTTTGGACGCCAAAAGTGGGATCAGGACAGCGAGAAATAGGATCGAGACCGCAAAAAATTGGAATTCCATCCTAAAAATTGGAGCTTGGaccccaaaaattgggattggaacccccaaaatttggAGTTTGGATCCCAAAAGCTGGGACTGGAGCCCAAAAATTGTGaattttaaggcaaaaaaatgggaattttgggcaGAAACCCCGAATTTTAGGTGCTAAACCTGGGATTTGAGGGCGAATCCTGGGATTCAGAGCTCCCAACCCTGCAGGAGCCTCCCCGGGGCGGGATTTGGGGAATCCAGGGaagttttggggaaattttggggaaattttggggaaattttggggaaatttggggaattttggggaattctttgggacattttggggaattttttgggaattctttggggattttttgggggaaattttggggattttaaaggaaatttttagggaatttttggggcattttttgggaattttttgggaatctGGTGAGCTCTGGGCTCACCTTGGTGGCCACGGCGAAGACGCAGCGGCGGCAGCTCCAgggcgcggcgccgccggggGGCGGGGGCACGTGGCAGCGCTGGTGGTATGCTGGGAAAAACGGCAATTCCAGGAATTTCGGGAATTCCTCGGGAATTCGACACCCGCCAGccttctcccagcccctcccccacttTTCCCGCTGttactccctttttttttttggtgtttttttgacccaaatctgctttttcccccccattttccccacccttgtcccattttccccccattcctcccgggtttttttccccatttcccaccccattccaacttttcccattttcccactcaaatcccagttttttcccattttccccacttttgAGGGGATTCtcccatttttctcatttccccccattttcctaTTGAAATTTTCGTTTTTCCCCACCCATCACATcttaattcccattttccccatttcccagtccattcccattttcccaatcccattttcccacccAAATACCATTTTTCCGATTTTCCCACTTTGAGGGGATTTTCCCaccccttttcccatttttcccactttatattcctatttttctcccattttcccaccccattcccacgTTTCCCACATCCAAACccaattttctccattttcccccattttccccacttttgAGGGGattctcccattttcccatttccccccattttccctttgaaattcctattttttcccaCCCATCACATCTTAATTCTCATTTTCCCAgtccatttccattttcccaatcccattttctcactcaaatcccagttttttcccatttctcctccCATTTCTCCTCCCGTTTTTTCtccccgtttttcccattttcccgagtttttcccattttccccgtttttctccccgtttttcccaatttttccatttccctcccGTTTTGCCTGGCGTTTCTCTGACCGTGGCCGCACTTCCCAGGACCAGGGAATTTTCggtattttttccccaggttttttttccccgtcTTTATCTCCATTTTTCACCCCGTTTTCCCCGTttttatccccattttccccgtttccccccgtttccccccgtttttctccccattttccccgtttcccccgttttccccaattttcccgTTCCCCCCCCCGTTTTTCCCGGCGTTTCCTGACCGTGGCCGCACTTCCCGCACCGCACCAGGGAATTTTCGGGATTTCGGGAATTC
Encoded here:
- the PHF1 gene encoding PHD finger protein 1 isoform X19, whose translation is MGGGFWGRFWGLRAGPAPARPPAPPRGDPGGSRGVPGGSPVPPSLGRPPPAPPAPPLLRHGPAAAAAARSGRSGSGPGGPRPPPGAAGDPRDPPAAGAPGCDGGHRGGVAPPEPPEAPPDRGRAGCAGALDRRAALPGHRQEVQSRLPAGGRRPPGLFDPIRGQFPIFRSLEGHQPRGRARGRPLVLRLRREFPKSRKFPGAVREVRPRIPPALPRAPAPRRRRALELPPLRLRRGHQAGRGAAPGPAGAGDAADEVGAAVRARGAGLGPAAPAQPPALLLLLRRARPLEPEDAAVPPLPAVVPRGLHAVPEAPAALRRPVLHLRVQRVPGRGRERAEAAPALGGRGSPAALPPQRPLPPQIFRPGAGNSALRQRQLGRAAARPARGHAALRALRAAPGGAEHPQGQVHLGLGDEEAQGAPNPPKISPQVP